One segment of Cottoperca gobio chromosome 24, fCotGob3.1, whole genome shotgun sequence DNA contains the following:
- the clu gene encoding clusterin, which translates to MLMMMMMMKKKGSKTLAVVALLLASANCLVPPSKDDLNQISLQAEKFLDKQIETAVNGVKEMKSVMQKSSEDHQSFLDVLEKTKEQKEEAMRVAQEIEDKLEREEEVCNDTTRALWEECKPCLKNTCVKYYSRTCSSGSGLVGRQLEGVLNRSSPFSIWINGENMDVLEQEGRRQSREFMNLEDKYTEMADGVDSIFSDSMKVADHVHLNPPALFFPNFLAPYTRHSRSIRSLFNDPFHGFQNLFSPMMGMGRNLFSSVGSMMDIDSDAAPNEDGSVNEDVVITKPFGTGKMTCREIRRNSAGCLKFRDECQKCKDIQQVDCSGKKPLESPLKGELEEALAMAERFTQQYNSLLKTFEEKMFNTSSVLDLLNKEFGWVSTLANSTNAKDDVFRVQKVNSRDAEEKQPGDTNVSVQLFDSPPMNVSVPGDIPWNDPKFSEVLAQEALDRYKESSIVFK; encoded by the exons atgttgatgatgatgatgatgatgaagaagaaggggTCCAAGACTCTGGCTGTGGTGGCTCTTCTTCTGGCCTCAGCAAACTGTTTGGTTCCTCCATCAAAAGACGATCTTAACC agaTCTCACTCCAGGCAGAAAAGTTTCTGGACAAACAGATCGAGACCGCCGTTAACGGAGTGAAGGAGATGAAGAGCGTGATGCAGAAATCTTCTGAGGACCACCAGAGCTTTTTGGACGTTCTGGAGAAAACCAAGGAGCAGAAAGAG GAAGCGATGCGCGTGGCTCAGGAGATCGAGGACAAGCTGGAGCGAGAGGAGGAGGTTTGTAACGACACCACGAGGGCTCTGTGGGAGGAGTGTAAGCCCTGTCTGAAGAACACCTGCGTCAAATACTACTCCCGAACATGCAGCAGTGGATCTGGACTGGTGGGACGCCAG CTGGAGGGCGTGTTAAACAGATCGTCTCCCTTCTCCATCTGGATCAATGGGGAGAATATGGACGTCCTGGAGCAGGAGGGGCGGCGACAGAGCAGAGAGTTCATGAACCTGGAGGATAAATACACCGAGATGGCCGACGGCGTGGACAGCATCTTCTCAGACAGCATGAAG GTGGCGGATCACGTGCACCTCAACCCTCCGGCGTTGTTTTTCCCCAACTTCCTGGCACCGTACACTCGCCACAGCAGAAGCATTCGCTCGCTCTTCAACGATCCGTTCCACGGCTTCCAGAATCTGTTCTCCCCGATGATGGGCATGGGCAGAAACCTCTTCAGCTCTGTGGGCTCCATGATGGACATCGACTCAGACGCAGCTCCCAATGAAG ACGGCAGCGTGAACGAGGACGTGGTCATCACAAAACCTTTTGGCACCGGTAAGATGACCTGCAGAGAGATTCGCCGCAACTCAGCCGGCTGCCTCAAGTTCCGCGACGAGTGTCAGAAATGCAAAGATATCCAGCAAGTCg ACTGCTCCGGGAAGAAGCCTCTGGAGAGCCCGCTGAAgggggagctggaggaggcgcTGGCCATGGCCGAGCGCTTCACTCAGCAGTACAACAGCCTCCTGAAGACCTTCGAGGAGAAGATGTTTAACACCTCCTCCGTGCTGGACCTGCTCAACAAAGAGTTCGGCTGGGTGTCGACTCTGGCCAACAGCACCAACGCCAAGGACGACGTCTTCCGGGTGCAGAAG GTGAACAGCAGGGACGCTGAGGAGAAGCAGCCTGGAGATACAAACGTGTCCGTGCAGCTCTTCGACTCTCCGCCCATGAACGTCAGCGTGCCGGGCGACATCCCCTGGAACGACCCCAAGTTCTCTGAGGTGTTGGCCCAGGAGGCTCTGGACCGCTACAAGGAATCCAGCAT tgtGTTCAAATAA